One segment of Pseudarthrobacter siccitolerans DNA contains the following:
- a CDS encoding phosphatase PAP2 family protein, with the protein MATDTQYAAVVTPSMIQRLARISTEVAQPPLVLSLLLILAAVRDGGGITSLLPGLVAAVTICLAPLLVVVILARRGTLTDHHVGDKKQRRPVMLWTLASALVGCGILTLINTPVTVWALITGILGGILALIIVSPFWKVSGHAMTLGGATVSSAMLFGVWSIPFVIAAPLVCWSRVYLKDHTLSQVITGFLTGLVVFGSACVLILN; encoded by the coding sequence GTGGCTACAGACACCCAATACGCAGCAGTGGTTACACCTTCGATGATTCAGCGCTTGGCGCGCATATCAACGGAAGTGGCGCAGCCGCCCCTTGTTCTCTCGCTGCTGCTCATCCTTGCTGCAGTGCGCGACGGTGGAGGGATCACGTCTCTGCTGCCTGGACTCGTGGCGGCCGTAACCATTTGTTTGGCGCCCCTACTGGTGGTGGTGATTCTTGCCCGCCGCGGCACACTCACGGACCACCATGTGGGAGACAAGAAGCAGCGCCGCCCTGTCATGCTTTGGACCCTGGCATCAGCCCTTGTTGGCTGCGGGATACTGACATTGATCAACACTCCGGTAACTGTTTGGGCGCTGATTACGGGCATTCTCGGCGGAATCCTTGCACTCATTATTGTCAGCCCCTTCTGGAAAGTGTCCGGCCACGCCATGACGCTAGGGGGCGCGACGGTTTCCTCAGCGATGCTCTTCGGAGTCTGGTCAATCCCTTTCGTCATCGCTGCGCCTTTGGTGTGCTGGTCACGGGTGTATTTGAAGGATCACACGTTGTCGCAGGTCATAACCGGTTTCCTGACAGGACTCGTCGTATTCGGATCAGCCTGCGTGCTGATTCTGAACTGA
- a CDS encoding winged helix-turn-helix domain-containing protein, translated as MAIIGFLAQNGPATRGEVAAGLNIGVATAKHNLQLLTEAGITSQDPPATEERNGMRVQYLLEREEVLRRYKMLGEALGVVPEAG; from the coding sequence GTGGCCATCATTGGGTTTCTGGCACAAAATGGTCCCGCAACCCGGGGTGAGGTGGCGGCAGGCCTCAATATCGGCGTAGCGACGGCAAAGCACAATTTGCAACTGCTCACCGAGGCAGGCATCACAAGCCAGGACCCACCGGCAACCGAAGAGCGGAACGGGATGCGGGTTCAGTATCTGCTGGAGCGCGAAGAAGTCCTGCGGCGCTACAAAATGCTTGGCGAAGCTTTGGGTGTGGTTCCGGAAGCCGGCTAG
- a CDS encoding CHAP domain-containing protein — translation MQRKSLGLVAVLAIPGLFFGLIFSMLLLLAPAKPAAATCGPAVSVVIDADTKVEGYTAEQLKYAAAIMGAGKALDLSVKGQMISVMVALGESGLRVLDYGDGPGPDSRGLFQQRDNGAWGSYSDRMDPTISATNFMKALQKVEGWELLEPTLAGNKVQRNADPYHYQKYWPEAVKLVQALSDGTFSLQGSDCAIPGKSGAGDDYPWKDSPTWVQVGANDASTSPLNFYYRECVDFALWRVNQQMGSTGEPFKFVNGMFRPDGQRLGSAVTWKAGWDAKGWPTGSVPRVGAVVWYAPGAGGADPTFGHVAVVKEVKDDGTYVEEGYNGNPPPDDHNYYTRTVSSDVPSAFLYLPTQEEK, via the coding sequence ATGCAGCGTAAATCGCTTGGCCTGGTGGCCGTCCTTGCCATCCCCGGGCTGTTCTTCGGGCTGATCTTCTCCATGCTCCTGCTGCTCGCCCCCGCGAAGCCTGCTGCCGCGACGTGCGGTCCGGCCGTCTCTGTTGTCATCGACGCCGACACCAAGGTCGAGGGCTACACCGCGGAGCAGTTGAAGTACGCCGCGGCGATCATGGGCGCCGGTAAGGCTCTGGACCTGTCCGTGAAGGGCCAGATGATCAGCGTCATGGTGGCGCTGGGGGAGTCGGGCCTGCGGGTCCTGGACTACGGCGACGGACCGGGCCCTGATTCCCGTGGCTTGTTTCAGCAGCGCGACAACGGCGCGTGGGGATCCTATTCAGACCGCATGGACCCGACCATCAGTGCCACGAACTTCATGAAGGCCCTGCAGAAGGTCGAGGGCTGGGAGCTGCTAGAGCCGACCCTTGCCGGCAACAAGGTGCAGCGCAACGCCGACCCGTACCACTACCAGAAGTACTGGCCGGAGGCCGTCAAGCTCGTCCAGGCGCTCTCGGACGGCACGTTCTCACTGCAAGGCAGCGACTGCGCAATCCCGGGGAAGTCCGGTGCCGGGGATGACTACCCGTGGAAGGACTCTCCGACCTGGGTTCAGGTCGGAGCCAACGACGCCAGCACTTCGCCGTTGAACTTTTACTACCGGGAGTGCGTGGACTTCGCTCTATGGCGGGTGAATCAGCAGATGGGGTCCACCGGTGAACCGTTCAAGTTCGTCAACGGCATGTTTCGCCCCGACGGCCAGCGCTTGGGCTCTGCCGTGACGTGGAAGGCCGGCTGGGACGCCAAAGGTTGGCCCACCGGTTCCGTTCCCCGTGTTGGGGCGGTCGTCTGGTACGCGCCCGGCGCCGGGGGAGCGGACCCGACTTTCGGTCACGTCGCCGTGGTGAAGGAAGTCAAGGACGACGGGACCTACGTCGAAGAGGGCTACAACGGCAATCCGCCTCCGGATGACCACAACTACTACACCCGGACCGTCAGCAGTGATGTCCCATCAGCGTTCTTGTACCTGCCCACCCAAGAGGAGAAGTAA
- a CDS encoding chromosome partitioning protein ParA — translation MSTTSTEVLAFPNIRAIVRDNGTAEVVVAGNSRIVPAGESLQDLRNNALALVVGEAQTLNRPVRVQIEDPEGHGELIVHPDNRIESVSYEARPARRRAPDPAPETPAPTVIDTVQAPVPEPVDAPAEPTAAAVAAVDRQPWPPNPVASETTDMPATSVPETAVVTEEAPPTRRSLKETSFLVSAPVLEPATQGWRGALTRLGFRMDPSAEELSEREDIRTVSQHWPGPRTIAVVNRKGGANKTPTVVMLSAILARYSGAATVAWDNNESQGTLGWRTEKGAHDRSVLDLIDSSTELLSPSTNAAEIAKFVHHQTADKFDVLRSDENEEGDHEVTAEEVDIAHQVLTRYYRLVVMDSGNTARAANWRRMIHHTNQLVVPVTAIEDRAEAARLTLQTLESRGGHDAELARNAVVIVSESTDAKRAMSGDALKRAKDEAQRIADGFEPFVRAVVRIPYDPALVNGPIRYEALQPATQRAWLAAAAAVAKGF, via the coding sequence ATGAGCACCACATCAACCGAGGTCCTGGCCTTTCCAAACATCAGGGCCATCGTCCGGGACAACGGAACCGCTGAGGTCGTCGTCGCCGGTAACTCCCGCATCGTCCCGGCCGGGGAATCCCTGCAGGACCTCCGCAACAACGCCCTGGCCCTCGTCGTGGGCGAGGCACAGACGCTGAACCGTCCCGTCAGAGTTCAGATCGAGGATCCCGAAGGGCACGGCGAACTCATCGTGCACCCGGACAACAGGATTGAATCCGTCTCCTACGAGGCACGCCCCGCCCGGCGCAGGGCACCGGACCCCGCGCCCGAGACGCCAGCTCCCACCGTCATTGACACCGTTCAAGCTCCTGTTCCTGAGCCTGTGGATGCTCCGGCAGAGCCCACTGCTGCCGCCGTCGCCGCGGTGGACCGACAGCCGTGGCCGCCGAATCCCGTCGCGTCAGAGACGACGGACATGCCGGCCACCTCGGTGCCGGAGACGGCAGTGGTCACGGAGGAAGCACCGCCGACGCGGCGCAGCTTGAAGGAAACTTCGTTCCTGGTCAGCGCCCCGGTTCTGGAGCCGGCCACGCAGGGTTGGCGGGGTGCGCTCACGCGCCTTGGCTTCCGGATGGACCCGTCCGCGGAAGAGCTTTCCGAGCGGGAGGATATCCGCACGGTCAGCCAGCACTGGCCGGGCCCCCGGACCATAGCGGTGGTCAACCGCAAGGGCGGTGCGAACAAGACCCCCACCGTGGTCATGCTTTCGGCCATCCTTGCTCGCTACAGCGGTGCCGCGACCGTCGCCTGGGATAACAATGAGTCCCAAGGCACGCTGGGGTGGCGGACGGAAAAGGGTGCCCATGACCGGAGTGTCCTGGACCTGATTGATTCCTCGACCGAACTGCTCTCCCCGTCAACGAACGCGGCCGAGATTGCCAAGTTCGTCCACCACCAGACCGCAGACAAGTTCGATGTCCTGCGCTCGGATGAGAACGAGGAAGGCGACCACGAAGTCACCGCTGAGGAAGTCGACATCGCCCACCAGGTCCTCACCCGCTATTACCGGTTGGTGGTCATGGACTCGGGCAACACCGCCCGGGCGGCTAACTGGCGCCGGATGATCCATCACACCAACCAGCTCGTCGTGCCTGTGACGGCCATTGAGGACCGCGCGGAAGCCGCTCGGCTGACGCTGCAGACCCTCGAATCCCGTGGTGGCCACGATGCCGAGCTGGCCCGCAACGCCGTCGTGATCGTCTCTGAGTCCACTGACGCGAAGCGGGCCATGTCAGGGGATGCCTTGAAGCGGGCCAAGGACGAGGCCCAGCGGATTGCGGACGGCTTTGAACCGTTCGTCCGGGCCGTCGTCCGGATTCCTTACGATCCGGCACTGGTCAACGGCCCCATCCGCTATGAAGCCCTGCAGCCGGCCACCCAGCGGGCATGGCTGGCGGCCGCGGCCGCCGTCGCCAAAGGCTTCTAA
- a CDS encoding DUF6668 family protein, translated as MQQSLNPWITSPATETAEEETTDTYMPPAAVISAPLKGMVEPDATDRLARRTMSGSAALWIIGAHGGAGENRIADLLGARATDHCWPVLQDGSEPRVLLVCRADMRGLTAARSALTQWVSGATPEVDLLGLAVLADAPGKTPKALREFASIVGGGAPRLWTLPWVEAWRHGDTTAPPREFQRFITDIATLATNTTTAH; from the coding sequence ATGCAACAGTCCCTGAACCCCTGGATCACCAGCCCCGCCACGGAAACTGCGGAAGAGGAAACAACGGATACGTATATGCCGCCGGCGGCAGTCATCAGTGCGCCTCTGAAGGGAATGGTCGAACCCGACGCAACCGACAGACTGGCCCGCCGCACCATGAGCGGTTCCGCCGCATTGTGGATCATCGGCGCACACGGGGGAGCGGGCGAAAACAGAATCGCTGACCTCCTAGGTGCACGTGCCACCGATCACTGCTGGCCCGTCCTCCAAGACGGAAGCGAGCCACGGGTGCTGCTGGTGTGCCGCGCAGACATGCGCGGCCTGACAGCCGCCAGAAGTGCGCTGACCCAATGGGTGTCAGGAGCCACACCGGAAGTTGACCTGCTTGGCCTCGCCGTCCTTGCTGACGCACCGGGGAAGACTCCGAAGGCGCTGCGGGAGTTTGCCTCAATCGTGGGCGGGGGGGCGCCCCGGCTCTGGACCCTGCCCTGGGTAGAAGCCTGGCGGCACGGGGACACCACGGCCCCGCCCCGCGAATTTCAACGCTTCATTACTGACATAGCCACCTTAGCTACCAACACCACAACCGCTCACTGA
- a CDS encoding SCO6880 family protein yields the protein MAAINTEYKEPSYGNWRVPRSAGLGNLGAIGTGIVMAGLLMGITTFAIWGLFPGLAVLALAGASALLLTVKDKHGQSVVDRFGTRMTFRLSKSSGTNLYRSGPLGVTEWGMYQLPGLAAKSALYEFTDSYKRPFAMLHVPATSHFTVIFSTEPDGASLVDPEQVDAWVANWGGWLAGLADEAGLDAAAVTVETAPDSGYRLRNEVEMNIDANAPEFAQAILREVVDTYPEGSATVRAWVSLTFNASLRAGSKKRTPEDVARDLASRIPGLSARLQSTGAGIARPMSAQELCEVVRIAYDPPAALIIDEAHAAGSPVALTWGEVGPTATQASWDDYRHDSAFSVSWTMTGAPRGSVNSSVLSRLLAPHGDIDRKRVSLLYRPMDSAKAATVVERDQNNANVRITSGTRPSARALVDARSAVQTAQEEARGAGLVNFGMVVTATVTDKERLPDAVAAIEQTSGTARVLLRRAYGAQDTAFAASLPLGLVLPKHSMVPSEIKDAL from the coding sequence GTGGCAGCAATTAACACCGAATATAAGGAACCGTCCTACGGCAACTGGCGCGTGCCGCGCTCTGCCGGCCTGGGCAACCTCGGCGCCATCGGCACCGGAATTGTCATGGCCGGCCTGTTGATGGGCATCACCACCTTCGCTATCTGGGGCCTGTTCCCGGGCCTCGCTGTCCTCGCCCTCGCCGGGGCCAGCGCCCTGTTGCTCACGGTCAAGGACAAGCACGGCCAGTCCGTCGTAGACCGGTTTGGCACCAGGATGACCTTTCGGCTCTCCAAGTCCTCTGGAACGAACCTCTACCGCTCCGGCCCGCTGGGGGTGACCGAGTGGGGCATGTACCAGCTCCCCGGCCTGGCCGCGAAATCGGCCCTGTACGAGTTCACCGACTCCTACAAGCGCCCGTTCGCCATGCTGCACGTGCCGGCCACCAGCCACTTCACCGTCATCTTCTCCACCGAACCCGATGGAGCCTCGCTGGTGGATCCTGAGCAGGTCGACGCATGGGTCGCTAACTGGGGCGGCTGGCTGGCCGGCCTGGCCGACGAGGCCGGACTTGACGCCGCGGCCGTCACGGTGGAGACCGCCCCCGATTCCGGGTACCGGCTCCGGAACGAAGTCGAGATGAACATCGACGCCAACGCACCGGAATTCGCCCAGGCGATCCTGCGCGAAGTCGTTGACACCTACCCGGAAGGATCAGCCACCGTCCGCGCCTGGGTGTCCCTGACCTTCAACGCCTCCCTGCGGGCCGGTTCCAAGAAGCGCACACCCGAAGACGTTGCCCGTGACCTCGCCTCCCGGATCCCGGGCCTCTCGGCCCGGCTGCAGTCCACCGGTGCCGGTATCGCCCGCCCGATGTCCGCGCAGGAACTCTGCGAGGTCGTGCGCATCGCCTACGACCCGCCTGCCGCTCTGATCATTGATGAAGCCCACGCCGCCGGTTCCCCCGTTGCCCTGACCTGGGGTGAGGTCGGCCCCACCGCGACGCAGGCAAGCTGGGACGACTACCGCCACGATTCCGCGTTCTCGGTCTCTTGGACCATGACAGGCGCCCCCCGCGGTTCCGTGAACTCCTCGGTTCTGTCCCGGTTGCTGGCCCCGCACGGGGACATTGACCGCAAACGCGTATCCCTGCTGTACCGTCCGATGGATTCCGCGAAAGCAGCCACCGTGGTCGAGCGGGACCAGAACAACGCCAACGTCCGCATCACCTCCGGAACCCGGCCCAGCGCAAGGGCCTTGGTCGATGCCCGTTCCGCCGTGCAGACAGCCCAGGAAGAAGCCCGCGGCGCCGGCCTGGTGAACTTCGGAATGGTCGTCACCGCCACCGTGACCGACAAGGAACGGTTGCCTGATGCCGTTGCCGCCATTGAACAGACCTCCGGCACGGCCCGGGTGCTCCTGCGCCGCGCCTACGGCGCGCAGGACACCGCCTTCGCGGCGTCCCTGCCGCTGGGACTCGTCCTGCCCAAGCACAGCATGGTCCCCTCCGAAATCAAGGACGCACTCTAA
- a CDS encoding helicase HerA domain-containing protein, translating into MAQLVPSVKEYRGTTVQVCGLWPFSSGASSPMIGVPLGRHEETQATVCCDPISWFQRARLISNPSAFILGKPGLGKSTLVRRMFLGLAAQGVNPLVLGDLKGEHVKAVEALGGQVIKLGRGVGYLNILDPGQAVEVAQLLEDHGHHEAATRVRADAHGRRLNMVVSLITISRNNPPTDQEQTILDRALRVLDDRFDGIPVLKDLLDVIVSAPDELRQVALDRGDMNVYLQETRALEATLLGLTGGGKLGEIFSRQTTNPMKRDRAVVFDVSSIDETETDLQAAVLLACWSYGFGTVNVANTLADAGLEPRRNYFVVLDELWRALRSGKGMVDRVDALTRLNRSVGVGQIMISHTMSDLLALPAEEDRMKARGFVERSGMVICGGLPASEMPLLTSAIPLSRQEQQKLISWQDPPAWDSRGLDVEPPGRGKFLIKVGGRPGIPVQIGLTSIEKNDGLNDTDTRWHPPAETLMDPAAPTLLTEGGAL; encoded by the coding sequence ATGGCCCAGCTCGTCCCGTCCGTGAAGGAGTACCGGGGAACCACTGTCCAGGTCTGCGGGCTGTGGCCGTTCTCCTCAGGTGCGTCCTCACCCATGATCGGCGTCCCGCTGGGTCGGCACGAGGAAACCCAGGCCACGGTCTGCTGTGACCCGATCAGCTGGTTCCAGCGTGCACGCCTCATCTCCAACCCTTCCGCTTTCATTCTCGGCAAACCCGGGCTGGGAAAGTCCACTCTGGTCCGCCGCATGTTCCTGGGCCTCGCGGCCCAAGGCGTCAACCCATTGGTTCTCGGTGACCTGAAAGGCGAGCACGTCAAAGCTGTTGAAGCTCTGGGCGGGCAGGTGATCAAGCTCGGCCGCGGCGTCGGGTACCTGAACATTCTTGATCCGGGCCAGGCCGTCGAGGTCGCCCAGCTCCTCGAGGACCACGGCCACCACGAAGCGGCCACCCGGGTCCGTGCCGATGCGCATGGTCGACGCCTGAACATGGTCGTCTCACTGATCACCATCAGCAGGAACAATCCGCCCACAGACCAAGAACAAACCATCCTGGACCGGGCCCTGCGGGTCCTCGATGACCGGTTCGACGGCATCCCGGTCCTGAAAGACCTGCTGGACGTCATCGTCTCCGCCCCGGATGAGCTGCGGCAGGTCGCTTTGGACCGTGGCGACATGAACGTCTACCTGCAGGAGACCCGGGCGCTGGAAGCGACCCTGCTGGGCCTGACCGGGGGAGGAAAGCTGGGAGAAATCTTCTCCCGGCAGACCACCAACCCCATGAAGAGGGACCGCGCCGTCGTCTTCGATGTCTCCAGCATCGACGAAACCGAAACCGACCTCCAGGCTGCCGTGCTGCTGGCGTGCTGGTCCTACGGATTCGGAACAGTGAACGTCGCCAACACCCTCGCCGACGCTGGTCTGGAACCGCGCCGGAACTACTTCGTGGTCCTGGACGAGCTGTGGCGGGCGCTGCGCTCCGGCAAGGGCATGGTCGACAGGGTGGACGCCCTGACCCGCCTGAACCGCTCTGTGGGCGTTGGACAGATCATGATTTCCCACACCATGTCCGACCTGCTGGCACTGCCGGCAGAAGAGGACCGGATGAAAGCCCGCGGCTTCGTCGAACGCTCCGGCATGGTGATCTGTGGCGGCCTGCCTGCCTCAGAGATGCCGCTGCTGACCTCAGCGATTCCGCTGTCCCGGCAGGAGCAGCAGAAGCTCATTTCATGGCAGGACCCGCCCGCCTGGGACTCGCGCGGCCTCGACGTCGAACCCCCGGGCCGGGGCAAGTTCCTCATCAAAGTCGGCGGCCGCCCGGGAATCCCCGTCCAGATCGGACTGACCTCCATCGAGAAAAACGACGGCCTGAACGACACCGACACCCGCTGGCACCCACCAGCCGAAACGCTCATGGACCCGGCAGCACCAACGCTGCTGACAGAAGGAGGCGCGCTGTGA
- a CDS encoding type IV secretory system conjugative DNA transfer family protein, whose amino-acid sequence MSAPNRKGMGLEDALLVWLAIGAIVIFGGGTYAAAHLGSWMAGIDAPPAHPIDLVAGLIKGKVPWPIQATVAACLMAGVILALAIVVLIAWRKGASKRARVDKAARYLGRGKSLAAFSEKGAQAKAERLGIKDNPGIVVGKVVSTGQKFVQSWEDLSLDIWGPRTGKSTSRVMPAILDAPGAVVSTSNKRDVVDGTRGVRENVAPVWVFDPQKIAQEEPDWWWNPLSYVTDEEKAYKLTQHFSVGSRVPGSKPDAYFDPKAEDILSSYFLAAALGGLPITQVYLWVTEQVNREPINILKAHDYELQYKGLESTLELADKQRDGIFGTAEKMIQCLKSRNTLRWVAPTGGAGVAGDARRQFNPHAFAASQETIYILSKEGAGSAAPLTTALTVAIAEAMEERAERSGGRLPKPALFALDELANVVRWAALPDQFSHYGSKGLIVMGILQSWSQGVELWGEANMRKIWSAANVKVYGGGVAEEGFLRALSDLIGDYSYTNVSISSGKSGSSRSRQEAKERIFDVSNLAELDRGRAVVLSSGAPATLVRTMPWYTGPHKEAVEASIKKYSPRPEEEAVPAAAAPVDNPWVTK is encoded by the coding sequence GTGAGTGCACCGAACCGCAAAGGAATGGGCCTCGAAGATGCCCTGCTCGTCTGGCTCGCCATCGGCGCCATCGTCATCTTCGGCGGCGGCACCTACGCCGCCGCGCACCTCGGCTCATGGATGGCAGGCATTGACGCACCCCCTGCCCACCCGATTGACCTGGTCGCCGGGCTGATCAAGGGCAAGGTGCCCTGGCCTATCCAGGCCACGGTCGCGGCGTGCCTTATGGCCGGCGTGATCCTGGCGCTGGCTATCGTCGTGCTGATTGCGTGGCGGAAGGGCGCGTCCAAGCGTGCCCGCGTGGACAAGGCCGCCCGCTACCTGGGCCGCGGGAAGTCCCTGGCCGCTTTCTCCGAGAAGGGCGCACAGGCCAAAGCCGAACGTCTCGGTATCAAGGACAATCCCGGGATCGTCGTCGGCAAGGTGGTCTCCACCGGCCAAAAGTTCGTCCAGTCATGGGAAGACCTCAGCCTCGACATCTGGGGACCCCGAACGGGTAAGTCCACCTCCCGGGTGATGCCCGCCATCCTGGACGCACCCGGCGCCGTTGTCTCTACCTCGAACAAGCGCGACGTCGTGGACGGTACCCGTGGCGTCCGCGAGAACGTGGCCCCGGTGTGGGTGTTCGATCCGCAGAAGATCGCCCAGGAAGAACCGGACTGGTGGTGGAACCCGCTGTCCTACGTCACCGACGAAGAAAAGGCCTACAAACTCACCCAGCACTTCTCGGTCGGTTCCCGGGTCCCAGGGTCCAAGCCGGACGCCTACTTCGATCCCAAAGCCGAAGACATTCTCTCTTCGTACTTCCTCGCGGCCGCACTCGGCGGGCTTCCCATCACGCAGGTCTACCTGTGGGTGACCGAACAGGTCAACCGCGAACCGATCAACATCCTCAAAGCCCACGACTACGAGCTGCAGTACAAAGGCCTGGAGTCCACGCTGGAACTGGCCGACAAGCAACGCGACGGCATCTTCGGCACCGCCGAGAAGATGATCCAGTGCCTCAAAAGCCGCAACACCCTCCGCTGGGTCGCCCCGACAGGCGGCGCAGGCGTGGCCGGTGATGCCCGCCGCCAGTTCAACCCGCACGCCTTCGCCGCCTCACAGGAGACGATCTACATCCTCTCCAAGGAAGGGGCCGGCTCAGCCGCCCCGCTCACCACCGCACTGACGGTGGCCATCGCTGAGGCGATGGAGGAACGGGCCGAACGCAGCGGCGGCCGCCTGCCCAAACCGGCACTGTTCGCTTTGGACGAGTTGGCAAACGTGGTCCGCTGGGCCGCCCTGCCGGACCAGTTCAGCCACTACGGCTCCAAAGGCCTGATCGTCATGGGCATCCTGCAGTCCTGGTCCCAAGGCGTCGAACTCTGGGGCGAGGCGAACATGCGGAAAATCTGGTCCGCTGCGAACGTCAAGGTCTACGGCGGCGGCGTCGCCGAAGAAGGCTTCCTCCGCGCCCTCTCCGACCTCATCGGGGACTACAGCTACACCAACGTCTCCATCTCCTCCGGTAAGTCCGGTTCCAGCCGCTCCCGCCAGGAAGCCAAGGAACGGATCTTCGACGTCTCCAACCTGGCGGAGCTGGACCGCGGCCGCGCCGTCGTCCTCTCCTCTGGCGCGCCAGCCACGCTGGTCCGCACCATGCCTTGGTACACCGGCCCGCACAAAGAAGCTGTGGAAGCTTCCATCAAGAAGTACAGCCCCCGCCCCGAGGAAGAGGCGGTGCCGGCCGCTGCCGCACCTGTCGACAATCCCTGGGTGACGAAGTAA
- a CDS encoding helix-turn-helix domain-containing protein, which yields MVGHVESAIEAVRTALMEPGDPIIKVAFSLPRNSAEKILELLEAEGRAGAVVVPVKEQFTTTEAARMLGISRSTLMKLIDSGEIDSVKVASHHRIPAPAILRYEKARTESQHRTAKALEEFAHDAKEAFQNNVTFGKQS from the coding sequence ATGGTCGGTCATGTTGAGAGCGCCATCGAGGCAGTTCGAACCGCTCTGATGGAGCCGGGCGACCCTATCATCAAGGTTGCGTTCTCGTTGCCTCGCAACAGCGCTGAGAAGATCCTTGAACTATTGGAAGCAGAAGGTAGAGCTGGTGCCGTTGTAGTTCCAGTCAAGGAGCAGTTCACTACCACTGAGGCCGCGAGGATGCTCGGTATCTCACGCTCAACCCTCATGAAGTTGATCGACTCGGGAGAAATCGACAGCGTCAAGGTCGCCAGTCATCACCGGATTCCTGCGCCAGCAATCCTGCGATACGAGAAGGCTAGAACAGAAAGCCAACACCGCACCGCAAAGGCACTCGAGGAGTTTGCACACGATGCGAAGGAAGCTTTCCAGAACAACGTGACGTTTGGGAAGCAAAGTTGA
- a CDS encoding vWA domain-containing protein, whose amino-acid sequence MAFDIRAADLVENPTPRVPVSLCIDTSGSMAGDKIRELVEGIGLFYDAIDEDDDAHDSAEVSVVAFNTGANLVQDFASVEGLQRDITIAPSGLTHLGEGVNLALDTLEKRKSLYSDTGVLYFQPWLVLMTDGQPNGDKSELERAIQRVTRMVASKKLTVFPIGIGSDADLDVLGRFTPEKPPLRLKGIDFKEFFEWLSKSVSKVSQSMPGGEPPIDFGSIRGIEDL is encoded by the coding sequence ATGGCATTTGATATCCGAGCCGCCGACCTAGTCGAGAACCCAACTCCCCGAGTCCCGGTCTCTCTCTGCATCGACACAAGTGGCTCTATGGCTGGCGACAAGATCCGCGAACTTGTTGAGGGCATCGGCCTCTTCTATGACGCCATCGATGAGGACGATGATGCTCACGACTCCGCAGAGGTTAGCGTCGTCGCTTTCAACACCGGAGCCAACCTCGTTCAGGATTTTGCGAGTGTCGAGGGCCTTCAGCGGGACATCACGATTGCGCCGAGCGGTCTTACTCATCTTGGCGAGGGCGTGAACCTCGCCCTCGATACGCTGGAGAAGCGCAAGTCACTGTACTCCGACACCGGCGTCCTATACTTCCAGCCTTGGCTTGTACTTATGACAGACGGACAGCCAAACGGTGACAAGAGCGAGTTGGAGCGGGCGATCCAGCGCGTGACGCGCATGGTCGCCAGCAAGAAGCTCACGGTCTTCCCTATCGGGATCGGAAGCGACGCAGATCTTGATGTATTGGGTCGATTCACTCCGGAGAAGCCTCCTCTTCGCTTGAAGGGAATCGACTTCAAGGAGTTCTTCGAGTGGCTCTCGAAGTCCGTTTCAAAAGTCTCGCAGTCGATGCCTGGGGGCGAGCCGCCGATCGACTTCGGCTCAATCCGAGGCATCGAGGATCTCTAA
- a CDS encoding PP2C family serine/threonine-protein phosphatase, which yields MFREFHYQVRGRGHVLDGSRGQDRTAYLARSGVQVVCLSDGAGSATHSEFGAQALVDTGCKLLSERFGDFVSSDDGVALKLEIVNYLLDRLHDVAERRAVGIRDLAGTFLAVATAGDQFLVLHVGDGVVGYVKDGIARVASGPDNSEFANQTTFLTSERSAVGMRIIRGGLDGITGFILMSDGTANSLYNSRTKGLAPACAKIVELLASAPTRQAKNPKHKKQLRRLVDTKIRVATKDDCAIAVLARKLA from the coding sequence TTGTTTCGAGAATTCCACTATCAGGTTCGGGGACGAGGGCACGTTCTCGATGGCAGCCGCGGTCAAGATCGAACCGCCTACCTTGCTCGCAGTGGGGTGCAAGTGGTTTGTCTTTCCGACGGTGCCGGCTCGGCAACGCACTCTGAGTTTGGTGCGCAAGCGCTCGTGGATACTGGCTGCAAACTTCTCTCGGAGCGTTTCGGAGATTTTGTGTCGAGCGATGATGGGGTCGCTTTAAAGCTTGAGATCGTGAATTACCTACTCGATCGTCTGCATGATGTCGCGGAACGCCGTGCGGTCGGAATTCGCGACTTGGCCGGCACATTCCTGGCTGTCGCGACAGCCGGTGACCAGTTCCTTGTCCTTCATGTGGGTGACGGCGTCGTCGGGTACGTGAAGGACGGAATTGCACGGGTAGCTTCAGGACCCGACAATTCTGAATTCGCCAACCAAACAACGTTCCTCACTTCGGAACGGTCGGCCGTTGGGATGAGGATCATCCGTGGGGGCCTGGACGGTATTACGGGCTTCATCCTCATGAGTGACGGGACGGCCAACAGCCTGTACAACTCTCGCACAAAGGGGCTAGCCCCGGCCTGTGCAAAAATCGTGGAGTTGCTCGCGTCTGCCCCAACTCGTCAGGCTAAGAATCCTAAGCACAAGAAACAACTCCGCCGTCTCGTGGATACTAAGATCCGGGTCGCAACGAAGGACGACTGTGCGATCGCTGTCCTGGCCAGGAAGCTCGCTTAG